A section of the Pseudomonadota bacterium genome encodes:
- a CDS encoding amidohydrolase gives MIESPIVFLSACLAFVFGSPASVAQTNVDVTEYVESRTALTASVSQELWNLAELGYLETRSSELLQNVLKGEDFTLRSGVADIPTAFVASYGRGGPVIAILAEFDALPGINQDATAERSPVEGKNAGHACGHNLFGAGSITAALAIKDWLQKTGTPGTIRLYGTPAEEGGSGKVYMVRAGLFDDVDIAMHWHASDENSAAARTTLANRSAKFRFYGTSAHAAGAPDKARSALDGVEAFNYMVNLMREHIPQESRIHYVITSGGLAPNVVPDFAEVFYYVRNPEARLVSDIWRRVEDAARGAARGTGTRVEWEIIHGNHPLLVIETLAEMMDEKLRLVGGVEYNQAEQQFAETLYASLTEPDLPLGSEQDIQPYSVSLGYGSTDVGDVSIAVPTVGLRTATWVPGTSAHTWQAVAASGMSIGHKGASNAAKVLSLAAVELYTNPALRQRAKDEHAFRLGDNFEYEALLGDRDPPLDFRVSK, from the coding sequence ATGATTGAATCACCAATCGTCTTCCTTAGCGCCTGCCTCGCTTTCGTGTTTGGCAGCCCAGCAAGCGTTGCACAAACAAACGTCGATGTGACCGAATACGTTGAATCACGCACCGCCCTTACAGCGTCGGTGTCGCAAGAGCTATGGAATCTGGCCGAGCTTGGATACCTCGAAACTCGCAGTAGCGAATTGCTGCAGAACGTACTGAAGGGAGAGGACTTCACGCTGCGGTCGGGCGTGGCGGATATTCCGACCGCCTTTGTGGCGTCGTATGGCCGAGGCGGTCCCGTCATTGCCATCCTCGCCGAATTTGATGCGCTTCCGGGTATCAACCAGGACGCCACTGCCGAACGTTCGCCGGTCGAGGGCAAGAATGCCGGCCACGCATGCGGCCACAATCTGTTCGGCGCGGGCTCGATCACCGCGGCACTCGCAATCAAAGACTGGCTGCAAAAAACCGGCACGCCAGGGACTATTCGTCTCTACGGGACACCGGCGGAAGAGGGTGGCAGCGGCAAAGTTTATATGGTTCGCGCTGGGTTGTTTGATGACGTCGACATCGCAATGCACTGGCACGCATCGGACGAGAATTCCGCTGCGGCCCGCACGACACTGGCCAACCGTTCGGCCAAATTTCGATTCTACGGCACGTCCGCCCATGCCGCAGGCGCACCGGATAAAGCGCGCTCAGCGCTCGACGGTGTGGAGGCATTCAATTATATGGTCAACCTGATGCGCGAACACATTCCTCAGGAATCGCGTATCCACTATGTGATCACAAGCGGTGGTCTAGCGCCCAATGTCGTGCCGGATTTTGCCGAGGTGTTTTATTACGTACGCAATCCCGAAGCGCGCCTGGTAAGTGACATTTGGCGGCGTGTGGAAGACGCCGCGCGCGGCGCCGCGCGCGGAACGGGCACGCGCGTCGAGTGGGAGATCATTCACGGCAATCATCCGCTATTGGTCATCGAAACGCTCGCTGAAATGATGGACGAAAAGCTACGCTTAGTCGGGGGGGTTGAATACAACCAAGCGGAACAACAGTTTGCTGAAACGCTTTACGCCTCGCTGACGGAACCGGATTTGCCATTGGGTTCGGAGCAAGACATCCAACCTTATTCCGTGTCGCTAGGCTATGGCTCTACGGATGTTGGCGATGTCTCAATCGCCGTACCCACTGTCGGCCTGCGCACGGCCACCTGGGTACCCGGCACCTCCGCCCACACCTGGCAGGCGGTGGCTGCAAGTGGCATGAGCATTGGGCACAAGGGGGCGAGTAACGCTGCCAAAGTGCTGTCGTTGGCGGCCGTTGAGCTGTACACCAATCCAGCCTTACGCCAACGCGCCAAAGACGAGCATGCCTTCCGACTTGGGGACAATTTTGAATACGAAGCGCTGCTCGGTGATCGCGATCCACCGCTCGATTTTCGCGTGAGCAAATAA
- a CDS encoding spondin domain-containing protein, which translates to MNRFKQFSLAALLSLALAPIAAADGWYSNDRSYEVTITNISATTFTPLLVVAHKKSVSLFETGGQASDELAVLAEGGATAPFEELLATLPNVIGDVESTDGLLAPGQSVTVRLDTTRRFNRISVAAMLLPTNDSFVGLNTVRAPRFAWQTLDYTAIGYDAGTEPNDELCANIPGPQCGGEGVSPNAGGEGYIRVSPGIHGEGDLTASAYDWRNPVARVSIQRVPSND; encoded by the coding sequence ATGAACCGATTCAAACAGTTTTCGCTCGCGGCGTTATTGTCGCTAGCACTTGCACCGATCGCTGCGGCGGATGGCTGGTACAGCAACGACCGGAGTTACGAAGTCACAATCACCAACATCAGCGCGACAACATTTACGCCACTGCTGGTCGTCGCTCATAAAAAATCAGTCAGTTTGTTCGAAACGGGTGGTCAAGCCAGCGATGAATTGGCGGTGCTCGCCGAGGGCGGCGCAACCGCGCCATTCGAAGAATTGCTGGCGACACTGCCGAATGTTATCGGCGATGTCGAAAGCACCGACGGTCTGCTCGCCCCAGGGCAATCGGTAACCGTGCGCTTGGATACGACGCGCCGATTCAATCGGATTAGCGTAGCCGCCATGCTGCTGCCCACCAACGATTCTTTCGTCGGCCTCAACACGGTGCGTGCGCCGCGCTTCGCCTGGCAGACGCTCGACTACACGGCGATTGGCTATGATGCCGGTACCGAACCCAATGACGAACTCTGCGCGAACATTCCGGGCCCGCAATGCGGCGGTGAAGGCGTTTCACCCAACGCCGGTGGCGAGGGCTACATCCGAGTCAGTCCTGGTATACACGGCGAAGGCGACCTGACTGCCTCGGCCTACGACTGGCGCAATCCGGTTGCGCGTGTGTCGATCCAACGCGTGCCGTCAAACGACTAA
- a CDS encoding peroxiredoxin: MAISKGDNIPAVTLKHMTDEGPADIATSEIFNGKKVVLFAVPGAFTPGCSMTHLPGFIESAADIKAKGVDTVACISVNDAFVMGAWGQAQGAGDILMLADPDATFADAVGLSVDLSEFGLGKRSSRYAMIVDNGVVSSTHVEPEGGITVSSAEAVMAHL; encoded by the coding sequence ATGGCGATCAGCAAAGGCGATAACATTCCAGCAGTAACACTCAAACACATGACCGACGAGGGTCCTGCCGATATTGCCACGAGCGAGATTTTCAACGGCAAAAAGGTTGTGCTGTTCGCCGTGCCCGGGGCGTTCACACCCGGTTGCTCGATGACCCACCTGCCGGGCTTTATCGAGTCGGCCGCCGATATCAAAGCAAAGGGTGTCGATACCGTGGCCTGCATTTCCGTCAACGACGCCTTTGTGATGGGCGCTTGGGGTCAGGCGCAAGGCGCAGGCGATATTCTAATGCTCGCCGATCCCGACGCGACCTTCGCAGACGCCGTGGGGTTGTCGGTCGACCTCAGTGAGTTCGGTCTGGGCAAGCGCTCTTCGCGATACGCCATGATCGTGGACAACGGCGTCGTGTCCAGCACCCACGTTGAGCCGGAGGGTGGCATTACCGTGTCGTCTGCCGAAGCGGTGATGGCGCACCTCTGA